The genome window GAACAAATAACAAGAAGAAAGGAGGAGATGATCATATGTTAGTCTGTTTAGATCCTGGTCATGGCGGTTGGGATTCAGGCGCTGTCGGTCCTGCCAGGACAAAAGAGTCAGATGTAAACCTACAGATCGCCATAAAAGTTGGCAATTATCTTTCCCAGGCCGCTACTGTTTGTTTCACACGCACAACTGACAAAGCCCTGGCTGATCCGTCCGGTAATGTGTCGGGTGATTTGCAGGGCAGGGTTGCTATTTCAAACAGCAAGAAGGCTGACTGTTTTGTAAGTATTCATTGTAATTCAGCCACTGCAAACGCCCACGGGATGGAGATATGGCACGACAGCCAGAAAGGTAAGGTTTTAGCCCAGAAGATTTACGATCTGCTTCTTCCGGCTGTTGGCCTAACAGGCCGCGGAGTAAAGGACGATAATAAGGTCGGGCATCACCTATACGTTTTGGTTCATTCTGACTGTCCTGCTGCCCTTGTGGAAGTTGCGTTTATATCAAATCCTCAGGAAGAAACCTTGTTAAAAGCGGCTGAATTCCAGGATAAGGCAGCTTGGGCAATTGCTTGCGGTATAGCCTCTTATTTGGGGCTGAATCTAAATACAGAAGGTGATGATATGGAACTGCCGAAGATCAAGGTTGTTGTTGGCGGTAAGGAGTTGGAAGGTTACCT of Desulfotomaculum sp. contains these proteins:
- a CDS encoding N-acetylmuramoyl-L-alanine amidase, producing the protein MLVCLDPGHGGWDSGAVGPARTKESDVNLQIAIKVGNYLSQAATVCFTRTTDKALADPSGNVSGDLQGRVAISNSKKADCFVSIHCNSATANAHGMEIWHDSQKGKVLAQKIYDLLLPAVGLTGRGVKDDNKVGHHLYVLVHSDCPAALVEVAFISNPQEETLLKAAEFQDKAAWAIACGIASYLGLNLNTEGDDMELPKIKVVVGGKELEGYLYNGTSCAPVRALAEALGKTVTWNEATKTVTVS